Proteins encoded in a region of the Bombiscardovia apis genome:
- a CDS encoding sensor histidine kinase yields MRTLKVWWGKLADWWNRHLLVRDTLLAIVMTWVLSAYSDAPIMGDGFIFASSHNLALAFSILLGFPLIIRRRWPDIAATCFVVICVIQLLIGPVLILSDAIGLIMLYSVLVYGNRKHSKRYVLMAAGLVLIEASLYSSVNNLGPLSRWSKPSPSVKLGEIESIVCRPSQGESLLEVCGPDIALNFGINILSFGTFLLLIIFLAFWNRSRKQAVTAMRERNAAIAYRQQEQAQLAASAERARIARDMHDVVAHTLSIVIVQSDAGRYAGSKNASVALQVMETIRHEAGRALRDMDKLFGSFSADEPLKQEPRPAQPVVNATNTASEQISLESAHERTAASKTNTASVSNDYQTTDYRNIGDLIHQARSVSPDLTLEHTIEGTPEPAELSAGASLVAYRCVQEALSNIRKHAGPQAHAIISERWSADNLRITINDDGRGAAQQLESPNHHGYGLVGMRERLSSIGGCLQAGPQLGGGFCVDATLPLGIVQPTATANQQQHRQQADQAPAGKHEEPVAAAAGLNTSNNDASAFKLNRIERLSGWTAKHYLLVDSLLILPFLLLLTVSDETFFTLDQNIWPQGSTIPLPAVVIETICIALPLMFRRRLPNLSAAILAVVATVELVAVPWLSTANTLILVSIYSATAYGRGKTRIWVPLTIVGELGLIFVRLRCEIKYGSPSLLAWVLGIRPGPMITETTSPKEAAAVLLSATAITCACALVLGLWRRASGSSLLLQKEREEALRQGEAQQQRLAANAERARIGAEIQAEVSATLNQVIARADAGIAIIQKAQRQGSGPDPTAVDQSFETIGREGRAALARMRQLLDILRQSGRSDAERRNADNESDLQLHPVEVA; encoded by the coding sequence ATGAGAACGCTAAAAGTATGGTGGGGCAAGCTGGCGGACTGGTGGAACCGCCACTTGCTGGTGCGCGACACCCTTTTGGCGATAGTGATGACTTGGGTGCTATCAGCTTATTCTGACGCCCCTATTATGGGCGACGGCTTTATCTTTGCGAGCAGCCACAATCTTGCGCTTGCATTTAGTATCTTATTGGGATTTCCTCTCATTATCCGCCGCCGTTGGCCAGATATAGCGGCAACTTGCTTCGTGGTCATTTGCGTAATTCAGCTGCTTATAGGCCCCGTGCTTATTTTGTCTGATGCTATTGGCCTCATTATGCTCTACTCGGTGCTGGTCTATGGCAATCGCAAGCACAGCAAACGCTACGTTTTGATGGCAGCGGGGCTGGTGTTGATAGAAGCCTCACTCTACAGCTCGGTTAACAATCTTGGGCCGCTCAGCCGTTGGTCCAAGCCCTCGCCGAGCGTCAAACTTGGAGAAATCGAGTCCATAGTTTGTAGGCCTAGCCAAGGCGAATCCCTGCTCGAAGTCTGCGGGCCAGACATTGCCCTTAACTTCGGCATTAATATCCTTTCCTTCGGCACTTTTCTGCTGCTCATCATTTTCTTGGCCTTTTGGAATCGTTCCCGCAAGCAGGCGGTTACTGCTATGCGCGAGCGCAATGCAGCTATAGCCTATCGCCAGCAGGAGCAAGCTCAGTTGGCAGCCTCTGCTGAACGAGCACGCATAGCTCGCGACATGCACGACGTGGTGGCTCACACCCTCTCTATCGTCATCGTCCAGTCGGATGCTGGGCGCTATGCGGGCAGCAAGAATGCGTCAGTTGCCTTACAGGTCATGGAAACTATCCGTCATGAAGCTGGCCGTGCCCTGCGCGATATGGACAAGCTCTTTGGGTCTTTTTCGGCCGATGAACCGCTTAAGCAAGAACCTCGCCCCGCTCAACCAGTCGTAAACGCTACCAATACTGCCAGCGAGCAAATATCTTTAGAAAGCGCCCACGAGAGAACAGCTGCCAGTAAAACCAACACCGCTAGCGTTTCTAACGATTACCAGACCACTGATTATCGAAATATTGGTGACTTAATTCACCAAGCTCGCTCGGTCAGCCCCGATTTGACGTTAGAACACACTATAGAAGGCACTCCCGAGCCTGCGGAATTGAGCGCGGGCGCCTCTTTGGTGGCTTACCGCTGCGTGCAGGAAGCACTCTCCAACATCCGCAAGCATGCAGGACCGCAAGCGCACGCAATTATTAGCGAGCGCTGGTCAGCAGATAACTTACGCATAACTATTAACGACGACGGACGGGGTGCTGCCCAACAGTTAGAGTCACCCAACCACCACGGCTACGGGCTAGTAGGTATGCGAGAACGCTTGAGCTCTATTGGCGGTTGCCTCCAAGCCGGACCGCAACTGGGGGGCGGTTTTTGCGTCGATGCCACGCTTCCTCTAGGAATAGTACAGCCCACTGCGACCGCGAACCAACAGCAGCACCGACAGCAAGCGGATCAGGCGCCCGCCGGCAAGCATGAAGAGCCGGTAGCAGCCGCAGCAGGCTTGAATACAAGCAATAATGATGCGTCAGCCTTTAAGCTCAACCGTATTGAGCGCTTATCCGGCTGGACAGCTAAGCACTACCTACTCGTCGATTCCCTGCTCATACTGCCCTTCCTCCTACTACTAACGGTTTCAGACGAGACCTTCTTCACACTTGATCAAAATATCTGGCCGCAAGGTAGCACCATTCCCCTACCGGCAGTCGTTATCGAAACTATCTGCATTGCCCTACCCCTCATGTTCCGCCGCCGCCTGCCCAACCTCAGCGCCGCCATACTGGCTGTAGTAGCAACGGTTGAACTCGTAGCGGTACCGTGGCTAAGCACTGCCAATACGCTCATTTTGGTCTCAATTTATTCAGCTACCGCTTACGGGCGCGGTAAAACACGTATATGGGTGCCGCTCACGATAGTAGGAGAACTGGGTCTGATATTTGTGCGCCTGCGCTGCGAAATCAAATATGGCTCCCCTAGCCTTTTGGCTTGGGTTCTAGGCATTCGACCGGGGCCGATGATCACGGAAACAACCTCTCCCAAGGAAGCGGCGGCTGTTCTCCTTTCGGCAACAGCCATTACCTGCGCTTGCGCCCTGGTCTTGGGCCTATGGCGGCGAGCATCTGGCTCTAGTCTGCTCCTCCAAAAGGAACGAGAAGAAGCCCTGCGCCAGGGTGAAGCCCAACAGCAGCGGTTGGCCGCTAATGCTGAGCGCGCCCGTATTGGTGCCGAAATCCAAGCAGAGGTGAGCGCCACTCTCAACCAAGTTATCGCTAGGGCCGATGCGGGTATCGCAATAATTCAAAAGGCGCAGAGGCAGGGATCTGGCCCAGATCCAACTGCTGTGGACCAGTCTTTTGAAACAATCGGGCGAGAAGGGCGGGCTGCACTAGCCCGCATGCGTCAGCTGCTCGACATCTTGCGCCAGAGTGGCAGGTCCGACGCTGAGCGCAGGAACGCAGACAATGAATCAGACCTCCAGCTCCATCCCGTTGAAGTTGCCTAA
- a CDS encoding alpha/beta fold hydrolase, which translates to MTRLNSYFMPGLYVEDHSISVPLDWSDAQPGGYMGQSETISLFYRVMCAPERVHDDLPLLLFLQGGPGGTSPRPITPSSDAWIGEAIKHFRLVIPDQRGTGRSSLIDGASFERIGSPSQQAQYLRCFLADSIVRDFEHLRLTQYPGQRWVSLGQSYGGFLTLTYLSAFPQALAASFTTGGIPPVPIDPRRVYERTFPRMRAKNREFYERYPQDMERVNAIADRLSQGDVVLPNGDPLTVERFQTLGHSFGMKPSFERLHWLLDTAFQGSDGSVPVHGSVQLSQPFLVGVEQATTYSPLYWPLQEFVYADGNRGPIRWAGQQVRDQNPDFATVSRPLLFTGEVIFPWMFEQERNLRPFRDAVNLLMEEERWPQIFDCAQLSRNQVPLHSAVYYNDMYVDFDLQMETLSHVGNAHAWVTSDYEHDGIHEGGVFPHLFTSALERGDLADLL; encoded by the coding sequence ATGACACGCTTGAATTCGTATTTTATGCCCGGCCTCTATGTGGAGGATCATTCGATTTCGGTTCCGCTTGACTGGTCAGACGCACAGCCCGGCGGTTACATGGGCCAAAGCGAGACCATTAGTCTCTTCTACCGGGTTATGTGTGCTCCTGAACGTGTACACGACGATTTGCCCCTCTTACTATTCCTGCAAGGCGGCCCAGGTGGCACCAGCCCACGGCCCATCACGCCCAGTAGCGACGCTTGGATAGGGGAGGCCATTAAGCACTTCCGCCTAGTGATTCCTGACCAGCGGGGCACGGGCCGGTCTTCGCTCATAGACGGGGCCAGCTTCGAGCGCATCGGCAGCCCTAGTCAGCAGGCCCAATATTTGCGTTGCTTCCTAGCCGATTCCATCGTGCGCGACTTTGAGCATCTGCGCTTAACCCAGTACCCAGGCCAGCGCTGGGTTTCACTCGGACAGTCTTATGGTGGATTCCTTACGCTGACTTACCTTTCCGCTTTCCCACAGGCGCTCGCTGCCTCCTTCACCACCGGTGGTATTCCGCCAGTTCCGATTGATCCTCGACGCGTGTATGAGCGCACTTTCCCGCGGATGAGGGCCAAGAATCGAGAGTTTTACGAGCGCTATCCGCAAGATATGGAGCGGGTCAACGCCATCGCAGACCGCCTCTCTCAGGGCGATGTGGTTTTGCCCAACGGCGACCCGCTGACCGTTGAGCGCTTCCAAACCTTGGGTCATAGCTTCGGTATGAAGCCCAGTTTTGAGCGCCTGCACTGGCTGCTAGACACTGCCTTCCAAGGTTCGGACGGCAGCGTGCCTGTCCACGGTTCGGTTCAGCTTTCGCAGCCTTTCCTCGTCGGTGTGGAGCAGGCCACGACTTACTCACCGCTCTACTGGCCCTTGCAGGAGTTTGTTTATGCAGACGGCAATCGCGGCCCCATTCGTTGGGCTGGCCAGCAGGTGCGCGACCAGAACCCTGATTTCGCAACGGTTAGCCGCCCCCTACTCTTCACCGGCGAGGTCATTTTCCCTTGGATGTTTGAGCAAGAGCGAAACTTGCGCCCCTTCCGCGATGCAGTCAACCTGCTCATGGAAGAGGAGCGCTGGCCGCAGATTTTCGACTGCGCCCAGCTGAGCCGCAACCAGGTACCCCTGCATTCGGCGGTCTACTATAACGACATGTATGTGGACTTCGATTTGCAGATGGAAACCCTCTCGCACGTCGGTAACGCTCACGCCTGGGTGACCAGCGACTACGAGCATGACGGCATTCATGAGGGCGGCGTGTTCCCCCACCTCTTCACCTCGGCTCTGGAGCGTGGCGACTTGGCAGATTTGCTCTAA
- the proC gene encoding pyrroline-5-carboxylate reductase has product MASTDVTIGFIGYGNMGQAIAEGLVRAGVVTGQQIMATTPHFDTLKTKTDRIGARAVRTAAEIAQAADIVVVAVKPYQVEEALEPIVEDLAQDNRFVLSIVGGYTHSWYEDVLKANTHLICAVPNTPIAVGKGILVTETTHSLTSDQYRQFTDVFGPIALIEEVSTAQLGIATTVAGCAPAFTAMYMEALADAGVKYGLARGSAYRLAAQMVEGTGALYLATGMNPGAMKDQVTSPGGTTIKGVSALEKAGFRGAVIDAVDAIEGN; this is encoded by the coding sequence ATGGCAAGCACAGATGTAACGATTGGCTTCATTGGCTACGGCAACATGGGGCAGGCCATAGCGGAAGGTCTGGTGCGCGCAGGAGTGGTAACGGGGCAGCAGATTATGGCAACCACGCCTCATTTCGACACCTTGAAGACCAAGACGGACCGTATTGGAGCCCGGGCCGTGCGCACTGCTGCTGAAATCGCTCAGGCCGCAGACATCGTGGTAGTTGCCGTCAAGCCTTATCAGGTTGAGGAGGCTCTGGAGCCTATTGTTGAAGATTTGGCCCAAGACAACCGCTTCGTGCTCTCCATCGTGGGCGGCTATACGCACAGCTGGTATGAGGACGTGCTCAAAGCCAATACCCACCTGATTTGCGCCGTGCCGAACACTCCCATTGCTGTAGGTAAGGGCATTCTCGTAACTGAGACTACCCACAGCCTTACCTCCGACCAATACCGGCAGTTCACCGATGTGTTCGGCCCCATCGCTTTGATTGAGGAAGTTTCCACTGCCCAGTTGGGTATTGCTACCACGGTCGCTGGCTGCGCTCCAGCTTTCACTGCTATGTATATGGAGGCCTTGGCCGATGCTGGTGTCAAGTATGGTTTGGCTCGCGGCTCGGCTTACCGCTTGGCTGCCCAGATGGTTGAGGGGACTGGCGCTCTGTATTTGGCAACCGGCATGAACCCAGGCGCTATGAAGGATCAGGTCACCTCTCCTGGCGGCACAACCATTAAAGGCGTTTCTGCCCTAGAAAAGGCCGGTTTCCGCGGCGCTGTTATCGACGCTGTCGACGCTATCGAAGGCAATTAA
- the ychF gene encoding redox-regulated ATPase YchF — MSLTIGIVGLPNVGKSTLFNALTRNNVLAENYPFATIEPNTGIVPLPDERLPKLAQLVHSTKIVPATVTFVDIAGIVKGASEGEGLGNQFLANIREADAICEVVRAFEDDDIVHVNGRVDPSDDIETINTELVLADMQTIENALPKLEKDLRGGKIDQSYLGAVKQAQQILGEGETIDHAANAGKIDKADIAELHLMTAKPFIYVFNLDDDELQNSELKSNLAASVAPAQAIFLNAQFEADLTELDEADAREMLTDAGLQESGLDQLARVGFDVLGLQTYLTAGEKEVRAWQIHQGATAPQAAGVIHSDFERGFIKADIVSYDDFVAANGSMTAIKEEGKLRQEGRDYVMQPNDIVEFKFNV, encoded by the coding sequence ATGTCTCTTACCATAGGAATTGTTGGTCTGCCCAACGTGGGCAAGTCCACGCTATTTAACGCCCTCACCCGCAACAACGTTTTGGCGGAAAACTATCCCTTCGCCACCATCGAACCCAACACGGGCATCGTGCCGCTGCCAGACGAGCGCCTGCCCAAGCTGGCGCAATTGGTGCATTCCACTAAGATTGTGCCTGCAACTGTTACCTTTGTCGATATCGCCGGCATTGTGAAGGGTGCTTCCGAGGGCGAGGGCTTGGGAAACCAGTTCCTCGCTAACATTCGCGAGGCTGACGCAATTTGCGAGGTTGTGCGCGCTTTTGAAGACGACGACATCGTGCATGTTAACGGTAGGGTAGACCCCTCCGACGATATTGAGACTATCAATACCGAGCTGGTCTTGGCAGACATGCAAACAATCGAAAACGCACTGCCCAAGCTAGAAAAAGACTTGCGTGGCGGCAAAATTGACCAGTCGTATTTGGGGGCGGTCAAGCAGGCCCAGCAGATTCTGGGCGAGGGCGAGACCATCGACCACGCTGCGAACGCTGGCAAGATTGACAAGGCTGACATTGCCGAGCTGCATTTAATGACTGCTAAGCCCTTCATTTATGTATTTAACTTGGACGATGACGAGCTGCAAAATAGCGAGCTCAAGTCCAATCTGGCCGCTTCGGTAGCTCCAGCCCAGGCTATCTTCCTCAATGCTCAGTTTGAGGCAGATCTGACTGAGCTTGACGAGGCTGATGCTCGCGAAATGCTGACCGATGCTGGCTTGCAAGAATCCGGTTTGGACCAGCTGGCCCGCGTAGGCTTCGACGTCTTGGGCCTGCAAACCTACCTAACGGCAGGCGAAAAGGAGGTTCGCGCTTGGCAGATTCACCAAGGTGCAACCGCTCCCCAGGCCGCCGGCGTTATCCACTCCGACTTTGAGCGGGGTTTCATCAAGGCTGACATCGTCTCCTACGATGATTTTGTAGCCGCCAACGGTTCCATGACCGCCATTAAAGAAGAAGGCAAACTCCGCCAAGAAGGCCGCGACTACGTCATGCAACCCAACGACATAGTAGAATTCAAGTTCAACGTGTGA
- a CDS encoding alpha/beta hydrolase translates to MSKTAARNGGVQLKEGGFMVSAAVKQTFAVCKGSGLPIFFIHGFGVDHRIFEPLDVIFEKLGGFQRIYVDMPGMGRTPPMHPAGGLTDLAQWLDEYVESCTKGGSFAMVGNSLGGLLIRRTASQRMDRCKGLAFLAPVVHPKRSERRLPPRTVLREDPALLASVDESLASAYQEMAVVQTREHLETYESTVLPGIRIADPDSMARLSADYELAMDFDDRWQAFRSPALFICGRQDSSVGYQDQFALSCKFPQSTYAALNEAGHNVHIEQPRATAALIQAWAEQVQAQV, encoded by the coding sequence TTGAGTAAGACCGCTGCCCGCAACGGTGGCGTACAGCTGAAAGAAGGTGGGTTTATGGTATCCGCTGCGGTCAAACAGACTTTCGCTGTGTGCAAGGGGAGCGGTCTTCCCATTTTCTTCATCCACGGTTTTGGAGTAGACCACAGAATCTTCGAACCGCTGGATGTAATATTCGAAAAACTCGGCGGCTTCCAGCGTATTTATGTAGATATGCCCGGAATGGGCCGTACTCCACCCATGCACCCGGCCGGAGGATTGACTGACCTAGCGCAATGGCTAGATGAATATGTCGAAAGCTGTACTAAAGGTGGCTCCTTCGCGATGGTTGGGAACTCCCTCGGCGGTTTGTTGATTCGGCGGACCGCCAGCCAGCGAATGGATCGTTGCAAGGGCCTTGCCTTTTTAGCGCCAGTGGTACACCCCAAAAGGTCGGAGCGCCGTTTGCCTCCTAGAACAGTGCTGCGCGAAGACCCAGCGCTCTTAGCTAGCGTTGATGAAAGTCTCGCAAGCGCCTACCAAGAGATGGCGGTTGTGCAGACGCGCGAACATCTAGAGACTTACGAATCCACAGTATTGCCGGGCATTCGGATTGCTGATCCCGATTCGATGGCCCGACTCTCTGCCGATTATGAGCTCGCTATGGACTTCGACGACCGCTGGCAGGCATTCCGATCTCCGGCCCTCTTCATCTGCGGCCGCCAAGACAGTAGCGTAGGCTACCAAGACCAGTTTGCTCTATCCTGTAAATTCCCCCAATCCACTTACGCCGCCCTCAACGAGGCTGGACACAACGTCCACATAGAACAACCCCGCGCTACGGCAGCACTAATACAAGCATGGGCAGAGCAGGTACAAGCTCAAGTTTAG